One Sagittula stellata E-37 genomic window carries:
- a CDS encoding CheR family methyltransferase, with protein sequence MTAGRTDPDKDCPVVSPAGPRKGGPFFLIAVGASGQHTDALIRLLDSAPASFTPSFIIATTDDGIDAVALTEKLDANCKLTVQQVATGTEVVPGRVFVCPPGATVRVVTDTSSVDGPPDFRFEIQNDTMTPGPNSALDTLLSSVAATFGEFAVGILLSGLGNDGGLGLREIKRRDGFVMLEEDTGSKEFTPRSLMLSGLVDRIGRPEKMLDALAQVMALRRTFVDEASVLLHPYRESFERLLQVVTGTSQIDFTRFKRPALQRRILRRMALCKCETLPEYISYISRSWEEVGILQNEFLVGVTSFFRDPDTWEALVDVLLPRLFRDDAGSGRQVKIWCAACSTGEEAYSLALVCHDYRMRHGLERDFRIYATDLKVSSLDEAKRGIYPHAALAEIPSRYVRPELLTIKGNTFEFDPLLQRQVVFSRHDMIKDQPFTQCDLIVCRNALIYYNQETQKLLLDRFSGALRPGGALFLGAPEISTAHGSAFRPMRGTNRFLENTREERIDEAERALPPRAERNEAEQGRRLSHLRQDSVASEVIAEMPDILRHLGAAVFVLNEDGEIQRTFGNYDRFVKMPRARTFSSNLLDLMPEALSVNVALLMRKAAAAGKAKMPPMEIGEDVPPRQVEGLCQITSSSDDQTTYIVTLNERADTAAADQGTGTDDATQTNGPDATDQALLKAEIASLHDKLAATFQDLQDIYAERQVMEARLRQAEDELADSQQEIGNLTRELHSVRSGSGAPDDFADFLFGEVADVLTQLDLGVAFVTRQLRLTQFNETFGQLLSLGAKHLGRQIDELTHHLPQADRQAFNKALLQSALHEKPAVFDVEGRDGLRYKVHARPLSDLTTMGDGVVLLTSPLPS encoded by the coding sequence ATGACGGCAGGCCGCACAGACCCGGACAAAGACTGTCCGGTCGTCAGCCCCGCCGGTCCGAGGAAGGGCGGCCCATTCTTCCTGATTGCCGTTGGTGCCTCTGGCCAACACACGGATGCCCTGATCCGCCTTCTCGACTCCGCACCCGCCAGTTTCACACCCAGCTTCATCATCGCGACGACCGATGACGGCATCGATGCCGTAGCTCTCACGGAAAAGCTGGATGCCAACTGCAAGCTGACTGTCCAGCAGGTTGCGACGGGCACAGAGGTGGTGCCCGGACGCGTCTTCGTATGCCCCCCCGGCGCAACGGTACGCGTGGTGACGGATACCTCCAGTGTCGACGGTCCACCGGATTTCCGGTTCGAGATCCAGAACGACACGATGACACCGGGTCCGAACAGTGCGCTCGACACACTTCTGAGCAGCGTCGCCGCCACATTCGGCGAATTCGCCGTCGGTATCTTGCTGTCCGGTTTGGGAAACGACGGCGGCCTGGGCCTGCGCGAGATCAAGCGCCGGGACGGTTTTGTGATGCTGGAGGAAGACACGGGATCGAAGGAATTCACGCCCCGGTCGTTGATGTTAAGCGGATTGGTCGACCGGATCGGCCGGCCAGAAAAGATGCTGGACGCGCTGGCGCAAGTGATGGCCCTCCGCCGCACCTTTGTCGACGAGGCAAGCGTCCTGCTGCATCCCTACCGCGAGTCGTTCGAGAGGCTCCTGCAGGTTGTTACGGGCACGTCCCAGATTGACTTCACGCGGTTCAAACGCCCTGCCCTGCAGCGGCGCATCCTGCGTCGCATGGCACTGTGCAAGTGCGAGACATTGCCGGAATATATTTCCTACATCTCGCGCAGCTGGGAAGAGGTCGGCATTCTTCAGAACGAGTTCCTCGTTGGTGTCACGAGTTTCTTCCGAGACCCCGACACTTGGGAAGCACTGGTGGACGTCCTGCTGCCAAGACTGTTCCGCGACGATGCAGGCAGCGGACGGCAGGTGAAAATCTGGTGCGCGGCCTGTTCGACGGGCGAAGAGGCCTATAGCCTCGCCCTTGTCTGCCACGACTACCGGATGCGCCACGGGCTGGAACGCGATTTCCGCATCTATGCGACCGACCTCAAGGTCTCGTCTCTGGACGAGGCGAAGCGGGGCATCTACCCCCACGCGGCACTGGCGGAGATCCCGTCGCGGTACGTGCGCCCCGAACTGCTGACCATCAAGGGCAACACCTTCGAGTTCGACCCGCTGCTGCAGCGGCAGGTGGTGTTTTCGCGCCATGACATGATCAAGGACCAGCCGTTCACACAATGCGACCTGATCGTCTGCCGAAACGCGCTGATCTACTACAACCAAGAGACGCAGAAACTTCTGCTGGACCGCTTCTCGGGCGCGCTTCGTCCGGGCGGCGCCCTGTTTCTTGGCGCACCCGAGATCAGCACCGCGCATGGTTCGGCGTTTCGCCCCATGCGCGGGACGAACCGCTTTCTCGAAAACACGCGTGAGGAACGGATAGACGAAGCCGAAAGGGCGTTGCCCCCTCGTGCCGAACGGAACGAGGCCGAGCAGGGGCGCCGCCTGTCCCATCTGCGTCAGGACAGTGTGGCATCGGAGGTGATCGCGGAGATGCCGGACATCCTGCGCCACCTCGGCGCGGCGGTCTTTGTCCTGAACGAGGATGGCGAGATACAGCGAACCTTCGGCAACTATGACCGCTTCGTCAAAATGCCGCGCGCCCGCACGTTTTCCTCGAACCTGCTCGACCTTATGCCCGAGGCGTTGTCGGTCAACGTGGCGCTCCTGATGCGCAAGGCGGCAGCGGCGGGCAAGGCCAAGATGCCGCCCATGGAGATCGGCGAGGATGTACCGCCCCGGCAGGTCGAGGGCCTGTGCCAAATCACCAGCTCTTCCGACGACCAGACAACATACATCGTGACGCTCAACGAGCGCGCCGATACGGCAGCGGCAGACCAAGGCACCGGCACAGACGACGCCACGCAGACCAACGGTCCCGACGCCACGGATCAAGCACTCCTGAAGGCCGAGATCGCCTCTTTGCACGACAAGCTTGCAGCGACGTTCCAGGACCTGCAGGATATCTACGCCGAACGGCAGGTGATGGAGGCCCGTCTGAGGCAGGCAGAGGACGAACTCGCGGATTCCCAACAGGAGATCGGCAACCTGACCCGCGAGCTGCACTCCGTGCGGTCCGGATCCGGCGCTCCGGACGACTTTGCGGATTTCCTCTTCGGAGAGGTCGCCGACGTCCTGACTCAGCTCGATCTCGGCGTGGCTTTCGTGACCCGCCAGTTGCGTCTGACGCAGTTCAATGAAACCTTCGGGCAACTCCTTTCGCTGGGAGCGAAGCACCTAGGGCGGCAAATCGACGAGCTGACCCACCATTTGCCGCAGGCGGACCGGCAGGCGTTCAACAAAGCGTTGCTGCAATCGGCACTTCATGAAAAGCCCGCCGTGTTCGATGTCGAAGGGCGAGACGGGCTGCGTTACAAGGTCCACGCCCGCCCTCTTTCGGACCTGACAACCATGGGTGACGGCGTCGTACTGCTGACAAGCCCGCTTCCGTCCTGA
- a CDS encoding response regulator: protein MPNSFASVRLLVVDDFPEDREQIADLAQSIGIETVLEAERSESALEEIRKGTVDCVMVDHRLDGEDGLDLVDEIHKHWPRLPIIVLSGQGNEKVAAAALRGGALRYMPKRGMDAGALRSAIDNAMRWARHFAARPSP from the coding sequence ATGCCAAATTCATTCGCATCCGTGCGCCTCTTGGTCGTGGATGACTTCCCCGAGGATCGCGAACAGATCGCCGATCTGGCGCAGAGCATCGGCATCGAGACTGTGCTTGAGGCCGAGCGATCCGAGAGCGCGCTCGAAGAGATCCGCAAGGGCACGGTCGATTGCGTGATGGTCGATCACCGGCTGGATGGCGAGGACGGCCTTGACCTCGTGGACGAGATCCACAAGCACTGGCCGAGGCTGCCAATCATCGTATTGTCGGGACAGGGCAACGAAAAAGTTGCCGCTGCGGCGCTCAGGGGCGGAGCACTGCGCTATATGCCAAAACGGGGCATGGACGCGGGCGCCCTTCGGTCCGCAATAGACAACGCGATGCGATGGGCACGCCACTTCGCAGCCCGTCCGTCTCCCTGA
- a CDS encoding chemotaxis protein CheB has translation MTDAKTEDGQNPARNLGQVDDSFYLIGIGASAGGLDAIKQVISQVPENFPHSFVIVQHISPDYKSLMAEILGRSTTLPLCEVTDNMPVERGCIYLIPPRSNIVIQGTRGDSSPRLEDGVEEMQGNKGLRFSLVEPSPRPALNLPIDIFFISLAEAVGGRGISIVLSGTGSDGSRGIRAVKSNDGFVLVQEPKTAGFDGMPRTAIATGMVDMVLSPDDMIEEITRYIEMRDKGIIDVGEMFSKDTATYKKIVALVSEQSEIDFTRYKEPTLKRRIARRLALKGHDSPEAYLAELRDDTAEVNVLSREFLVGVTNFFRDLPVWQAFQEKILEDMFASGNTDQPLRIWSVGCSTGEEAYSAAMMLEDYRAANGISRDFRVYATDVNEAAIAVAKQGVYPEETSEEIPDDLLQKGYVEFRSGVFRIVPAIRNRVVFAVHNVAEDPPYTQTDLIICRNLLIYLSPDVQAKVITHFSFSLRKDAILMLGAAESPGQHGAMFQPLIGKLRIFRNRRVAENRRGKEQANYALTTSVPMPRVRRLSYRDQTPEDDLQRLLTGMLESNGAVICVVDENARMIKTFGDVSPVLHFPTGGFSAHLLDLIDERLRSPVMLAIRRAEAEGVSERRDLRMTLSDQQSQTVNLVARKITWQAHTVAYAVQFNIRTEELPKHPLAGVDSSGMPRDAYVAHLESEVRSLQDMLSATAEDLGASNEELQTTNEELTAANEELQANNEETQSINEELHTVNAEHAERISDLEAATADIENLLATADVGIVVLSNSLRVRRYSAGLAPFMDLGPRDVDRPLDNVTTTLTPDSMTLLADDARIALETKEESGRELRRKDGGWVRVRTRPFYGPDETPRGVVCSMQDVTSLKLLELEVTDQRERIETMLESEVEGVFDWQSAPGPSYLSPRFRAMLGYGETEVPDRLDAWLDLVHPDDLAAARAALETHLMSRNRETPLNIDLRCRRRDGSYADVQVRGRGMEWSDRARPARVVGVIADISQLRAREESVKRQDEAARRFVRVATLEWNALLGALRQVTDTLDETKQDVAFQRLNRLSGLMQRRMQSTLDFWDVEPGDLTIESQDLTALAHAAAGALRTEIMGTELKFEIGDLPAIKGSRALLTEMFETLLRIALEVRKTAKPSTIRLSQIEDTANEGAVVIQMLCPAPDVTPESVGAPGLATGSASDSSASDYGLEFCKRVAALHGGVLSVSYPDPADMVVTISLNADHAP, from the coding sequence ATGACCGACGCAAAGACCGAGGATGGCCAGAATCCGGCACGCAATCTCGGACAGGTGGACGATTCATTCTACCTGATCGGAATAGGTGCGTCTGCCGGTGGCCTCGACGCCATCAAGCAAGTAATTTCGCAAGTCCCCGAGAACTTTCCGCACAGCTTCGTCATCGTCCAGCACATCTCGCCGGACTACAAATCGCTGATGGCCGAGATCCTCGGTCGTTCGACGACCCTGCCATTGTGCGAGGTCACTGACAACATGCCCGTCGAACGCGGCTGCATCTACCTGATCCCACCAAGGTCGAACATCGTCATCCAGGGCACGCGGGGCGACAGCAGCCCCCGGCTGGAAGACGGCGTCGAGGAGATGCAGGGCAACAAGGGGCTGCGCTTTTCGCTCGTGGAGCCGTCTCCCCGTCCGGCACTCAATCTGCCCATCGACATCTTCTTCATCTCGCTGGCCGAGGCGGTGGGCGGACGCGGTATCTCCATCGTGCTGTCGGGCACAGGTTCTGACGGCAGCCGCGGCATCAGGGCAGTCAAGAGCAACGACGGCTTCGTGCTCGTGCAGGAGCCGAAGACCGCCGGCTTCGACGGCATGCCCCGCACCGCCATCGCCACCGGGATGGTAGACATGGTTCTGTCGCCCGACGACATGATCGAGGAAATAACGCGCTACATCGAGATGCGCGACAAGGGGATCATCGACGTCGGCGAGATGTTCTCGAAGGACACAGCGACCTACAAGAAGATCGTCGCGCTGGTGAGCGAGCAATCGGAGATCGACTTTACCCGCTACAAGGAACCGACCCTGAAGCGCCGCATCGCCCGGCGGCTGGCGTTGAAGGGCCACGACAGCCCCGAAGCCTATCTGGCCGAACTCAGGGACGACACCGCGGAGGTGAATGTGCTTTCCCGGGAATTCCTGGTCGGGGTCACCAACTTCTTCCGCGACCTCCCGGTGTGGCAAGCGTTCCAGGAAAAGATCCTCGAAGATATGTTCGCCAGCGGCAACACCGATCAGCCGCTGCGGATCTGGTCCGTCGGCTGTTCGACCGGGGAAGAAGCCTATTCCGCAGCGATGATGCTGGAAGACTACCGTGCGGCCAACGGCATCTCGCGCGACTTCCGCGTCTACGCCACAGACGTCAACGAAGCGGCCATCGCCGTGGCAAAACAAGGTGTCTATCCAGAAGAGACCAGCGAGGAAATACCCGACGACCTCTTGCAGAAGGGATACGTCGAGTTCCGGTCAGGCGTATTCCGTATCGTGCCAGCGATCCGAAACCGCGTGGTGTTCGCTGTTCACAACGTGGCGGAAGATCCCCCCTACACGCAGACGGACCTCATCATCTGCCGCAACCTGCTGATTTACCTGAGCCCGGATGTACAGGCGAAAGTCATAACGCATTTCTCCTTCTCGCTCCGCAAGGACGCCATCCTCATGCTGGGCGCGGCCGAGTCTCCGGGTCAGCATGGGGCGATGTTCCAGCCGCTGATCGGCAAGCTGCGCATCTTCCGCAACCGACGCGTGGCCGAGAACCGGCGCGGCAAGGAACAGGCGAACTACGCGCTGACGACCTCGGTGCCGATGCCGCGCGTGAGGCGGCTGAGTTACCGCGACCAGACGCCGGAGGACGACTTGCAGCGGTTGCTGACCGGCATGCTGGAGAGCAACGGCGCGGTAATCTGCGTCGTGGACGAGAACGCCCGGATGATAAAGACCTTCGGCGACGTCTCTCCGGTTTTGCATTTCCCGACGGGCGGCTTCTCTGCCCACCTGCTTGACCTGATCGACGAACGGCTGCGCAGCCCGGTCATGCTGGCGATCCGACGCGCGGAGGCAGAGGGCGTCTCGGAGCGGCGTGACCTGCGCATGACGTTGTCCGACCAGCAGTCGCAGACCGTGAATCTCGTGGCACGCAAGATCACTTGGCAGGCCCACACGGTCGCCTATGCCGTCCAGTTCAACATCCGGACCGAAGAACTGCCGAAACACCCCTTGGCCGGTGTCGACAGCAGCGGGATGCCGCGCGACGCCTATGTCGCCCATCTCGAAAGCGAAGTGCGCTCCCTTCAGGACATGCTGAGCGCGACGGCGGAGGATCTTGGTGCCTCGAACGAAGAACTGCAGACCACCAACGAAGAACTGACCGCCGCCAACGAGGAACTGCAGGCGAACAACGAGGAAACGCAGTCCATCAACGAGGAACTGCACACGGTCAACGCCGAACATGCCGAACGGATTTCCGATCTGGAGGCAGCGACGGCGGACATCGAGAACCTTCTTGCCACTGCGGATGTGGGGATCGTGGTGTTGTCGAACAGCCTGCGGGTCCGCCGGTACAGTGCCGGCCTAGCACCGTTCATGGATCTCGGCCCGCGGGACGTCGACCGGCCGCTGGACAATGTCACGACCACGCTGACACCGGACTCCATGACATTGCTGGCCGACGACGCACGTATCGCCCTCGAAACCAAGGAGGAAAGCGGACGCGAACTGCGCCGCAAAGACGGAGGATGGGTCCGCGTGCGGACGCGTCCGTTCTATGGCCCCGACGAAACGCCGCGCGGTGTCGTCTGTTCGATGCAGGACGTCACCAGCCTGAAGCTTCTTGAACTTGAGGTCACCGACCAGCGCGAGCGCATCGAGACCATGCTGGAAAGCGAGGTAGAAGGTGTCTTCGACTGGCAGAGCGCGCCCGGCCCCAGCTACCTCAGTCCGCGGTTCCGTGCGATGCTGGGCTATGGCGAGACGGAAGTGCCCGACCGACTGGACGCCTGGCTCGACCTGGTGCACCCGGACGATCTTGCCGCAGCCCGCGCCGCGCTGGAAACGCACCTCATGTCGCGCAACCGCGAAACGCCGCTGAACATCGACTTGCGCTGCCGCCGAAGGGACGGGTCCTATGCCGACGTTCAGGTCAGGGGCCGTGGCATGGAGTGGTCGGATCGTGCGCGCCCGGCAAGGGTGGTGGGTGTGATCGCGGACATCTCGCAGCTCCGCGCGCGGGAGGAAAGCGTCAAGCGGCAGGACGAGGCCGCCCGTCGCTTCGTCCGTGTGGCGACGCTGGAATGGAACGCCCTTCTGGGCGCGCTGCGGCAGGTCACGGACACACTGGACGAAACGAAGCAGGACGTGGCGTTCCAGCGCCTGAACCGCCTGTCCGGCCTCATGCAACGCCGCATGCAGTCGACGCTCGACTTCTGGGACGTGGAGCCCGGGGACCTGACCATCGAAAGTCAGGATCTTACTGCACTGGCACATGCCGCAGCGGGCGCGCTAAGGACAGAGATCATGGGCACGGAGCTGAAATTCGAGATCGGGGACCTACCCGCCATCAAAGGCAGCCGCGCCCTGCTCACCGAGATGTTCGAGACGCTGCTTCGCATCGCGTTGGAAGTCCGCAAGACCGCCAAGCCGTCGACGATCAGGCTGTCACAAATTGAGGATACCGCCAACGAAGGTGCCGTGGTGATCCAGATGCTTTGTCCTGCCCCCGATGTCACGCCGGAAAGTGTCGGCGCGCCAGGACTGGCCACCGGTTCTGCCAGCGACAGCTCTGCCTCAGACTACGGGCTGGAGTTCTGCAAGCGTGTCGCCGCGTTACACGGCGGGGTTCTATCGGTCAGTTATCCGGACCCGGCCGACATGGTAGTCACGATTTCACTGAACGCGGATCATGCACCCTGA
- a CDS encoding glycosyl transferase family protein yields the protein MSLSEHVRTLGRGPGRSRSLTEAEAFDAMSLMLRGAEPQAVGACLMLMRMKGETAEEIAGFARAAQEALPPLPCTDLDWPSYAAGRTRGLPWFLLSARLIASSGRRVMLHGWNGSDSAVRDGLDTLGISVVRKPGDAAAALDRDGIVYLPLEDLHPALFALLDLRKVFGLRSCVNTVCRMLNPGRAGASVQGVFHPPYRLLQQDAAALMGWRQMTVIKGGGGEFERHPGKIIEGFGLRYGSRWEENLPALVHDSRRLADLHLPSSALLDLWERDEGPDFARQMVLGTAALALRTLGKDDTVDTLWANRHAPRASLAHAAHGIRN from the coding sequence GTGAGCTTGTCCGAGCATGTCAGGACATTGGGGCGCGGCCCCGGACGGTCCCGGTCGCTGACCGAGGCAGAGGCGTTCGACGCTATGTCGCTCATGTTGCGTGGCGCGGAACCGCAGGCCGTGGGCGCCTGCCTGATGCTGATGCGGATGAAGGGCGAGACGGCGGAGGAAATCGCAGGCTTTGCCCGCGCCGCGCAGGAAGCGCTGCCGCCCCTGCCCTGCACCGATCTCGACTGGCCGTCCTACGCTGCGGGCCGGACACGCGGATTGCCATGGTTCCTGCTCTCGGCCAGGCTGATCGCGTCCTCTGGCCGCCGGGTGATGCTGCATGGCTGGAACGGTTCGGACAGCGCCGTGCGCGATGGACTGGATACTCTCGGGATCTCCGTGGTGCGCAAACCGGGGGACGCCGCGGCTGCGCTGGACAGGGACGGCATCGTTTACCTGCCGCTGGAAGACCTCCACCCCGCGCTCTTCGCCTTGCTCGACCTGCGCAAGGTGTTCGGGTTGCGGTCCTGCGTGAACACGGTCTGCCGGATGCTCAACCCTGGCCGGGCCGGTGCCAGCGTCCAGGGCGTCTTCCATCCGCCATATCGCCTGTTGCAGCAGGATGCCGCCGCACTGATGGGCTGGCGGCAAATGACCGTCATCAAGGGCGGCGGCGGTGAGTTCGAACGCCACCCCGGTAAAATCATCGAAGGCTTCGGGCTGCGCTACGGCAGCCGCTGGGAGGAAAACCTGCCTGCCCTCGTCCATGACAGCCGCCGTCTCGCAGACCTGCACCTGCCCTCAAGCGCGCTTCTGGACCTCTGGGAGCGGGACGAGGGGCCGGACTTCGCGCGGCAGATGGTTCTGGGAACCGCAGCTTTGGCGCTCCGAACACTTGGGAAAGACGACACCGTTGACACGCTCTGGGCCAACCGTCATGCGCCACGCGCATCGCTTGCCCATGCTGCACACGGCATACGCAATTAA
- a CDS encoding nitrate reductase, which produces MTHAAPVPQAEGAVAGPVRSTCPYCGVGCGVLLSPDGAGGVTVKGDPDHPANMGRLCSKGSALGETVGLGHRLMKPRVGGVDTDWDETLQLVADRFRETVEAHGPDSVAFYVSGQLLSEDYYVANKLMKGFIGSANIDTNSRLCMASTVAGHKRAFGTDTVPQTYEDIEEADLVVLVGSNLAWCHPVLYQRLIAARKAKGTRLIVIDPRRTASCDGADLHLMLEPGSDVALFNHLFAALYENGMLDAAYLPNTSGFNATLASATSDDVSVTGLDPRDIDRFCRMWMGTEKVVTIFSQGVNQSSSGTDKVNAILNCHLATGRIGKPGCGPLSVTGQPNAMGGREVGGLANMLACHLDLENCDHRSAVRNFWEAPHAPDKAGLKAVDMFSAVGDGRIKALWIIHTNPAVSMPDADRVRDAIRDCPFTVVSDITDRTDTARLADVILPATAWAEKDGTVTNSDRTISRQRAVLPAPGEARPDWAIVAEVGQRMGWEAAFDYDSALEIFREYATLSGIAGRFGKDFDISGLSQLDAEGYDRMRPVRWPVTATREGGRFFADGQFFHPDGRARLVPVTWRAPATRTEPRYPFRLNTGRVRDQWHTMTRTALSPRLAAHLAEPFLEIHPEDARVLGIGAADLVEAESPHGQAILRARITDAVQPGQVFAPMHWTGETAPAARIDAVVAPVVDPVSGQPESKASVVKLTRMGAAWYAFAVSAGPFNPTSAYWARSVTRAGHRAELAGYTAPDDWEAEARRLFGLPDAEVAVMADPGRGTARLAFREAGRLVAAIFVSPEPVAVMRDYLATMPEVPDLSLLSGRAPADRPDPGPILCSCFDVGVNTILRGIEEQGLMTVDAIGAALQAGTNCGSCRPELAALLAAARSKEAAE; this is translated from the coding sequence ATGACGCATGCCGCGCCAGTCCCGCAGGCCGAAGGCGCTGTCGCCGGACCGGTGCGTTCCACCTGCCCCTACTGCGGTGTCGGGTGCGGCGTCCTGCTGTCTCCGGACGGCGCGGGCGGCGTCACCGTCAAGGGCGATCCGGACCACCCGGCCAACATGGGTCGGTTGTGCTCCAAGGGATCGGCCCTTGGCGAAACCGTAGGCCTCGGCCATCGGCTGATGAAGCCACGCGTGGGTGGCGTCGACACTGATTGGGATGAGACACTGCAACTCGTCGCCGACAGATTTCGCGAAACCGTCGAGGCGCACGGTCCGGACAGCGTGGCCTTCTACGTCTCCGGCCAGCTGCTGTCCGAGGACTATTACGTCGCCAACAAGCTGATGAAAGGCTTCATCGGCTCGGCGAACATCGACACGAATTCAAGGTTGTGCATGGCGTCGACCGTGGCCGGGCACAAACGCGCATTCGGCACCGACACCGTGCCGCAAACCTACGAGGATATCGAGGAGGCCGACCTTGTCGTTCTGGTTGGCTCAAACCTCGCATGGTGCCATCCCGTGCTTTACCAGCGCCTGATCGCGGCGCGAAAGGCAAAGGGCACCCGGCTGATCGTCATCGATCCGCGCCGCACGGCCAGTTGCGACGGCGCCGACCTGCACCTGATGCTTGAGCCGGGCAGCGACGTGGCGCTGTTCAACCACCTCTTCGCCGCGCTTTACGAAAACGGGATGCTGGACGCCGCCTACCTTCCCAACACCTCGGGTTTCAACGCAACCCTTGCCTCTGCCACGTCGGACGACGTGTCGGTGACCGGGCTGGACCCGCGCGACATCGACCGGTTCTGCCGCATGTGGATGGGGACCGAGAAGGTCGTCACCATCTTCAGCCAGGGCGTGAACCAGTCGTCGTCGGGCACCGACAAGGTCAACGCCATCCTGAACTGCCATCTCGCCACGGGCCGGATCGGCAAGCCCGGCTGCGGGCCGCTGTCGGTGACCGGTCAGCCCAACGCTATGGGCGGCCGCGAGGTTGGGGGGCTTGCCAACATGCTGGCCTGCCACCTGGACCTGGAAAACTGCGACCACCGCTCTGCCGTGCGCAATTTCTGGGAGGCGCCACATGCCCCGGACAAAGCCGGGCTCAAGGCCGTCGACATGTTCAGCGCCGTGGGCGACGGCCGGATCAAGGCACTGTGGATCATCCACACCAACCCCGCCGTCTCCATGCCAGACGCCGACCGCGTGCGCGACGCCATTCGCGACTGCCCCTTCACCGTAGTCAGCGACATCACCGACAGGACGGATACCGCGCGACTGGCGGACGTGATCCTGCCCGCCACCGCATGGGCAGAGAAGGACGGCACAGTCACCAACTCCGACCGCACGATCTCTCGTCAGCGGGCGGTTCTGCCCGCCCCGGGTGAGGCACGCCCTGACTGGGCCATTGTTGCGGAAGTCGGGCAGCGGATGGGCTGGGAGGCGGCCTTCGACTACGATAGCGCGCTGGAGATTTTCCGCGAGTATGCCACGCTGTCCGGGATCGCGGGCAGGTTCGGCAAGGACTTCGACATCTCCGGGCTCTCGCAACTGGATGCCGAAGGATACGACCGGATGCGCCCGGTGCGCTGGCCGGTCACCGCCACCCGCGAGGGTGGGCGCTTCTTTGCGGACGGCCAGTTCTTCCACCCCGATGGCCGGGCGCGGCTGGTTCCTGTCACGTGGCGCGCGCCCGCCACACGGACAGAACCCCGGTATCCCTTCCGGTTGAACACAGGGCGGGTGCGGGACCAGTGGCACACGATGACGCGCACGGCGCTGTCGCCACGCCTTGCCGCGCATCTGGCCGAACCGTTTCTGGAAATCCACCCGGAGGACGCCCGTGTCCTTGGGATCGGAGCGGCGGATCTTGTCGAAGCCGAAAGCCCGCACGGCCAGGCCATACTGCGGGCCCGGATCACCGACGCAGTTCAACCCGGCCAGGTCTTCGCACCGATGCATTGGACCGGAGAGACCGCCCCTGCCGCACGCATCGACGCCGTGGTGGCGCCGGTGGTGGATCCGGTTTCGGGCCAGCCGGAAAGCAAGGCGTCGGTGGTAAAACTCACCAGGATGGGTGCCGCGTGGTACGCCTTTGCCGTCTCGGCAGGGCCCTTCAACCCAACGTCGGCCTACTGGGCGCGCTCCGTCACGCGGGCCGGTCACCGTGCGGAACTGGCGGGCTACACCGCGCCAGATGACTGGGAGGCAGAGGCACGCCGTCTGTTCGGCCTGCCCGACGCCGAGGTGGCCGTGATGGCCGATCCGGGCCGGGGCACCGCGCGCCTGGCTTTTCGCGAAGCTGGTCGGCTGGTGGCGGCGATCTTCGTCTCGCCAGAGCCGGTCGCCGTGATGCGCGACTACCTGGCCACCATGCCCGAGGTTCCGGACCTGAGCCTTCTCAGCGGTCGCGCCCCGGCGGACCGGCCCGACCCCGGCCCGATCCTGTGCTCCTGTTTCGATGTCGGTGTGAACACGATCCTGCGCGGGATCGAGGAACAGGGCCTGATGACCGTCGATGCCATCGGCGCGGCCTTGCAGGCAGGCACCAACTGTGGCTCCTGTCGTCCGGAACTGGCCGCACTGCTCGCGGCTGCACGGTCGAAGGAAGCCGCCGAGTGA
- the nirD gene encoding nitrite reductase small subunit NirD, whose amino-acid sequence MSWIDIGALADVPVRGARLVRTAKGCVAVFRTDEATVFATADACPHKGGPLSEGIVHGQKVTCPLHNRVFDLNTGRAQGGDSEQVATYRLRVEEGRILLDTTALSRRTAA is encoded by the coding sequence ATGAGCTGGATCGATATAGGAGCGCTCGCGGACGTGCCGGTGCGTGGCGCGCGGCTGGTCAGGACCGCCAAGGGTTGCGTCGCGGTGTTCCGCACCGACGAGGCAACGGTCTTCGCCACCGCGGATGCCTGCCCGCACAAGGGCGGCCCGCTGTCCGAGGGCATCGTGCACGGCCAGAAGGTGACCTGCCCGCTGCACAACCGGGTCTTCGACCTGAACACCGGGCGGGCACAGGGAGGCGATTCCGAACAGGTGGCGACCTACCGGTTGCGTGTCGAGGAGGGCCGCATCCTGCTGGACACCACCGCCCTCTCCCGGAGGACAGCCGCATGA